The DNA sequence AGTCTGGACATTTGAATCTTGGCTGTGTCTTGAGTTATTTAGACTTGGCATATGTATCGAATGTTAATGTTTTGTTCATGAAAACTTTTTGTTGGAGCTAGAAGAATTGAGATATTGAAACTCATGGAATAGCTCAATTATAGCTATATACccttagatttttttttatttaggtgCATGATTAGTTGTTTTTGAGGATCAATTGCGTTGAGTTGAGTTGAGTTGAGTCGAGTCCATTTACATTGTTAAGAGAAACTTGGAGTATTACTGTTCAAATGGGTTTGGTATTTGTTCAGGCTAGTGACTAGAACAACCATGTTAGAATTCCAGTTGACTTAGTTGCTGAATTCTAActtcttttttcaaattatttttcattgttGGTCTAACACAACAATATTATTTTGACTGTTGTAATTGGTGCATCCATGTTGATCTTGCAAGCTGAAAGTGTCTGTTCTCATACTGTGGGTTTCATCCTGAGGCGAGTAACTAATTGTTTGCTTCATGCATATGACTGACCATAGTGTATTGTATTTTTGCTGCAGGGGTCTTGCTGGATGACCTACTTGTTGCTGAAGATCTTGCTGCTGCTGAAACAACACCTGCTGCTTCACATGCTGCTGCGGCAGCAGCTGCATCTAATGCACAAGTTGGACAATTACCTGGAAGATATGGATTTGTTGATGACAGGACAAGGCAAACAACGCTGGAAGCAGCACCTGATGGTTCAGTTGTTTTGGGTAACCCGGTTGCTGCCCCTGTAAATGGTGACATGTACAGTGATATCAGCACTGAAAATGCCATGCTTCAGGGACCTAGGTTTGAAAGCTTTAATCATCTCAGTTTGTGAAAGTTTTTGTATATCACTTTTCTGGCTTTATCATTCAAGTGATGAACAGGCGAACTACCAAAGGAGTTGAGTATCTGGTTGAAGCATCAGCTGCAGAAGCAGAAGCTATCAGTGCCACGCTGGCAGCGGCAAAAGCACGGCAGGAGAATGGAGAAGTTGAGTTGCCTGACAGAGATCGTACAGCTGAGGCTACCCCTAGTGGCAAACAAATATCTTCTCTGATTAAGCCTGATTCTGCAGGAGCAAATAACATCACTCCTGGTGGAGTTAGACTGCATCACAGAGCTGTGAGTAATACATTTTGATGAGGAAATAATATGTATGTCAAATCTTACCTGAAGTATTTAAGTTCATCTCCTGTTCTCTGAAAAATTTCCAGGTGGTGGTTGCTGCTGAGACTGGTGGAGCATTAGGTGGCATGGTTAGACAGCTTTCCATTGATCAGTTTGAAAATGAAGGCAGACGGGTTAGTTATGGGACTCCAGAAAGTGCAACTGCTGCTAGAAAATTATTAGATCGGCAGATGTCTATCAACAGTGTCCCAAAGAAGGTATAAGCTTTTCTATGAGAGTATGATGTTTTTATCAATATGTCATGTTTGGGTCTAGAGCTGAAACCGCACTCCTAAAACCCTACTGTGAATGTTGTTATTTCCTGTTCATTTGGCCTTCCTTTTGTTGTCATTGTCTACCCTCGGTCTCTATCACGCGCATTCTATTCATGGCAAAATTCTGAATGTGTTCGGTTGAATTTTACCTACTCATGTTGCCTTTATCATACCTAATTTGTTGCAACACCAAGCATGTGGCTTTCATATTatgtttagatttttttatggATAGAGTTTCTTGACATCCTTTGTAGGTCATAGCACATCTGTTGAAGCCCCGTGGCTGGAAACCACCAGTTCGCCGGCAGTTTTTCTTAGATTGCAATGAACTTGCGGATCTTTGTGATAGTGCAGAGCGTATATTTTCAAGTGAACCAACTGTCTTACAACTTAGGGCACCAATTAAAATATTTGGTGATTTACATGGGCAATTCGGGGATCTTATGCGGCTCTTTGATGAGTATGGAGCTCCGTCAACTGCTGGTGACATAGCGTAAGTCTTTAGTTCCCATAGATGGTTTTGTTGCCTGTTAAGTAGTTCCTGTGTGCTTCAAATATTGTACCAGGCTAATGTTTTCTTTGATAATTTAAAGCCCATTGGTGCATTGGTTATCACGGTGTTAAAGCATGGTTGTCAATGTCTTAAGATGTCAGATCCACAACCTTCTGTGTAATTATTTATATTGGTTGGCTTGCGACACATCTGTGAAGTCTAACTAAGAGCAAGTCTTTATTTTTTGTACATTTGATGCGTTGTTGAGATCTCATCTTTATGCCCAAGTTCGTATGATGGATTTCTCAACACTTCCAATTTATAGACTTCTTAAATCTTGACCTAAATTGTGCTTTTGTACATGTTTTCCCATATTGGAATGACAATAGGATACAAATCCCTTTTTGAGTTCgcatttagttttaattttttttatatttatcttaaaccctaaaccctaatgGGATTTTTCCTATGTTCCTATTAGTCTCAATTGGATGGCATAGCTTACTATTGACTGCATTGGTTTATACATTTATCGCATATTGtctatgatttttttttttaatgttgtaTTGTAATGCAAGATTTATAATTCCATTTTCTCTCTAATTTTGTGTAAATTATTATCAGATATATCGATTATCTATTTCTTGGAGATTATGTTGATAGGGGCCAACACAGCTTGGAAACTATAACCCTTTTGCTTGCTCTGAAGGTATACTCTGTATACTAGGTTGTCTTCTTTTGGTGTTTATGAATATAAAACTCGGTGCTACACAGTTTCATTCCTAAAAATGAGAATTTTACAGGTTGAGTATCCTAGCAATGTACATTTGATACGCGGAAATCATGAAGCTGCGGATATTAATGCCCTTTTTGGTTTCCGGATTGAGTGCATTGAGCGAATGGTAATGAATTTCTTCTGCAGGACGAtgatttttcattattatttgatACCTCAActaacattttatttttctgatcAGGGTGAGAGAGATGGTATTTGGGCATGGCATCGGATAAACCGTCTGTTTAATTGGCTTCCTCTGGCTGCTctaattgagaaaaaaattatttgcatGCATGGGGGTATTGGTCGCTCAATAAATCATTTGGAACAGATTCAAAATATTCAGCGTCCAATTACGATGGAAGCAGGATCGATTGTACTTATGGATCTGTTGTGGTTAGTTTGTGTACTTTTACATGTTTATGACACTTCAGTTGGCATCCCTTTTTACTAATGACAGCATGAAATGTTTCTCTAGGTCTGATCCTACAGAGAATGATAGTGTGGAAGGGCTGCGGCCAAATGCTAGAGGTCCGGGTTTAGTTACTTTTGGGGTGAGTGCTAACTTCTATTTGATGAAATTGTTGATGTATTTGTATTAGTTTCCTGGACAATGACACAGAAAATAACAATTTGTAAGTTTATGCGGGTTTTATGTGATGGAATTTGATCAATATGCTGAGATATCAATTATTTCCCTGTTCTAGAAATCCATTTTGGTGATGCTGGATTTTGGAGCAGCCTTTTAAATCAATTGTTCAATAGCTTATTATGTCTTGGAACTTTTTTAATTGTAATCTGGTCTTGTTTTGAAGCTATGCATAGTTATATTCACTTAAATTTGAATAGTCAATTTAACTTATTAGTTCAGTTTATTTGTGCTGTAGTTCAAAGTTGCTGTTATTGTGGTACTGTCCATCTACTCACTACCAATTGCTGGTGCAATTGTTTATGGCAGCATGGCATTCCCTCTAGTTTGAATGTTGCCACTTTTGTGAAGTGGGATGTTATTTCTAGCCTTGTAGCTGTAGGCACCTTTGTGCATTATGCTATCCTCATTTTTTAAGCTTCTACCTTGAGAAGTTTAGATTGCATATATTCTATCATGTTCATCTAAATGAGATTTGCTATTGTAGCCGGACCGTGTGATGGAATTTTGCAACAACAATGATCTTCAGCTGATTGTTCGAGCACATGAATGTGTTATGGATGGCTTTGAGCGTTTTGCCCAGGGGCATCTGATCACTCTTTTTTCAGCTACAAACTACTGTGGTATATGTTGCTGACTGCTACATTGCATCTTTCCTGCTATCATTTTATCCTCTAAATCTTAAGTTTTTAACATTTACTTGCGGCATAGGTACTGCAAATAATGCTGGGGCAATATTAGTTTTAGGTAGAGATCTTGTGGTGGTTCCTAAATTGATCCACCCATTACCACCTGCAATTTCTTCACCCGAAACATCACCGGAGCGTCATATTGAAGATACGTGGATGCAGGTATTccttcaaatatttttggttaaATGGTTGGCGCACTCTTGATGCTTTGTAATATTGCAATATCAAATATATGCAATCTTCTATTTGAGTTGATTAAAATGTTGGTTAAAAAATGGGCAGGAATTGAATGCCAACAGACCACCGACACCAACTAGAGGCCGTCCTCAAGTAACAAATGACCGGGGTTCTCTTGCTTGGATATAGTGATCAGCAGGAAAGTCCCTCATGTTTAGCCTTAACTGCTTGTGCTGTCGTGTGGTTTCTGGTGTACTGTACTGTACATAGCACCGTGCCAATTATGGGGTACCCGAGCTCGTGGTCTCAAACCCTGCAGAAAGCATGAAGGCGTTCGTATGTACACTCAATCAGCATTCATCACCCCTTTCTGTGATTAGAAGAAACCACGATGGCCACACAGCTTTGTCCATTTTGACTGGGATAGTGGTTATCCGGGTTCACCCACTGTTGTAAATTGAGGCTTAGGTACAGAATCAAGGTCAGTATTGTCATGGATTTTGTCGGTGTTGCCTATTTTTGTCACCAAGAGGACTGGAaggttttctaatttttttttttattttcttttcctgtGATGGTGAGATATATCAGAAATATTTCTTGGGGGTCGCGTCTTGTATCATAGGTATGGCTTATCCATACTC is a window from the Arachis stenosperma cultivar V10309 chromosome 3, arast.V10309.gnm1.PFL2, whole genome shotgun sequence genome containing:
- the LOC130967784 gene encoding serine/threonine-protein phosphatase BSL3 isoform X1, encoding MDVDSSMVPEANHDPAAQNHTAEREQQQQLRESPSPTSSPPTSSSGDGSPTHSPANHQQLQAAAQVQQSPVVGPRLAPTYSVVDAILEKKEDGPGPRCGHTLTAVAAVGEEGTPGYIGPRLILFGGATALEGNSAASGAPASPGNAGIRLAGATADVHCYDVLTKKWSRITPFGEPPTPRAAHVATAVGTMVVIQGGIGPAGLSAEDLHVLDLTQQRPRWHRVNVPGPGPGPRYGHVMALVGQRYLMAIGGNDGKRPLADVWALDTAAKPYEWRKLEPEGEGPPPCMYATASARSDGLLLLCGGRDANSIPLASAYGLAKHRDGRWEWAIAPGVSPSPRYQHAAVFVNARLHVSGGALGGGRMVEDSSSVAVLDTAAGVWCDTKSVVTSPRTGKFSADAAGGDASVELTRRCRHAAAAIGDLIYIYGGLRGGVLLDDLLVAEDLAAAETTPAASHAAAAAAASNAQVGQLPGRYGFVDDRTRQTTLEAAPDGSVVLGNPVAAPVNGDMYSDISTENAMLQGPRRTTKGVEYLVEASAAEAEAISATLAAAKARQENGEVELPDRDRTAEATPSGKQISSLIKPDSAGANNITPGGVRLHHRAVVVAAETGGALGGMVRQLSIDQFENEGRRVSYGTPESATAARKLLDRQMSINSVPKKVIAHLLKPRGWKPPVRRQFFLDCNELADLCDSAERIFSSEPTVLQLRAPIKIFGDLHGQFGDLMRLFDEYGAPSTAGDIAYIDYLFLGDYVDRGQHSLETITLLLALKVEYPSNVHLIRGNHEAADINALFGFRIECIERMVMNFFCRTMIFHYYLIPQLTFYFSDQGERDGIWAWHRINRLFNWLPLAALIEKKIICMHGGIGRSINHLEQIQNIQRPITMEAGSIVLMDLLWSDPTENDSVEGLRPNARGPGLVTFGPDRVMEFCNNNDLQLIVRAHECVMDGFERFAQGHLITLFSATNYCGTANNAGAILVLGRDLVVVPKLIHPLPPAISSPETSPERHIEDTWMQELNANRPPTPTRGRPQVTNDRGSLAWI
- the LOC130967784 gene encoding serine/threonine-protein phosphatase BSL3 isoform X2, whose translation is MDVDSSMVPEANHDPAAQNHTAEREQQQQLRESPSPTSSPPTSSSGDGSPTHSPANHQQLQAAAQVQQSPVVGPRLAPTYSVVDAILEKKEDGPGPRCGHTLTAVAAVGEEGTPGYIGPRLILFGGATALEGNSAASGAPASPGNAGIRLAGATADVHCYDVLTKKWSRITPFGEPPTPRAAHVATAVGTMVVIQGGIGPAGLSAEDLHVLDLTQQRPRWHRVNVPGPGPGPRYGHVMALVGQRYLMAIGGNDGKRPLADVWALDTAAKPYEWRKLEPEGEGPPPCMYATASARSDGLLLLCGGRDANSIPLASAYGLAKHRDGRWEWAIAPGVSPSPRYQHAAVFVNARLHVSGGALGGGRMVEDSSSVAVLDTAAGVWCDTKSVVTSPRTGKFSADAAGGDASVELTRRCRHAAAAIGDLIYIYGGLRGGVLLDDLLVAEDLAAAETTPAASHAAAAAAASNAQVGQLPGRYGFVDDRTRQTTLEAAPDGSVVLGNPVAAPVNGDMYSDISTENAMLQGPRRTTKGVEYLVEASAAEAEAISATLAAAKARQENGEVELPDRDRTAEATPSGKQISSLIKPDSAGANNITPGGVRLHHRAVVVAAETGGALGGMVRQLSIDQFENEGRRVSYGTPESATAARKLLDRQMSINSVPKKVIAHLLKPRGWKPPVRRQFFLDCNELADLCDSAERIFSSEPTVLQLRAPIKIFGDLHGQFGDLMRLFDEYGAPSTAGDIAYIDYLFLGDYVDRGQHSLETITLLLALKVEYPSNVHLIRGNHEAADINALFGFRIECIERMGERDGIWAWHRINRLFNWLPLAALIEKKIICMHGGIGRSINHLEQIQNIQRPITMEAGSIVLMDLLWSDPTENDSVEGLRPNARGPGLVTFGPDRVMEFCNNNDLQLIVRAHECVMDGFERFAQGHLITLFSATNYCGTANNAGAILVLGRDLVVVPKLIHPLPPAISSPETSPERHIEDTWMQELNANRPPTPTRGRPQVTNDRGSLAWI